From Myxocyprinus asiaticus isolate MX2 ecotype Aquarium Trade chromosome 49, UBuf_Myxa_2, whole genome shotgun sequence, a single genomic window includes:
- the LOC127438107 gene encoding SWI/SNF-related matrix-associated actin-dependent regulator of chromatin subfamily D member 1 has translation MAARGGFQPATPGGGVGAPAAMGPGPPVAGAGPGMGPGTPSGRMGPGGPQNHMYRSPMPGPGYPRPGMPPANRMTPQGPSMGPPGYGASPVSRPGMPVMDPSRKRPAPNQIQQVQQQNRNQHAKKKKMADKILPQRIRELVPESQAYMDLLAFERKLDQTIMRKRLDIQEALKRPIKQKRKLRIFISNTFNPAKPDAEDGEGTVASWELRVEGRLLEDTAVSKYEATKQKRKFSSFFKSLVIELDKDLYGPDNHLVEWHRTATTQETDGFQVKRPGDVGVRCTVLLMLDYQPPQFKLDPRLARLLGIHTQTRPVIIQALWQYVKTHKLQDPHEREFINCDKYLQQIFETQRMKFSEIPQRLHALLMPPEPIIINHVISVDPNDQKKTACYDIDVEVDDTLKTQMNSFLLSTASQQEIAGLDNKIHETIETINQLKTQREFMLSFARDPQGFINDWLQSQCRDLKTMTDVVGNPEEERRAEFYFQPWAQEAVCRYFYSKVQQRRQELEQALGIRNT, from the exons ATGGCTGCGCGTGGAGGTTTTCAGCCTGCGACACCGGGCGGCGGCGTCGGAGCACCAGCGGCGATGGGACCCGGGCCGCCTGTGGCCGGTGCAGGGCCCGGTATGGGTCCCGGTACCCCCTCAGGACGGATGGGACCCGGCGGTCCGCAGAACCACATGTACCGATCACCGATGCCCGGGCCCGGATACCCG AGACCAGGAATGCCTCCAGCCAATCGTATGACTCCTCAGGGACCCTCCATGGGACCCCCGGGTTACGGAGCCAGTCCAGTGTCCCGCCCCGGCATGCCAGTCATGGACCCGTCCCGCAAGAGACCGGCACCAAATCAGATCCAACAGGTCCAGCAACAGAATCGCAACCAACA TGCCAAGAAGAAGAAAATGGCAGATAAAATTCTACCTCAAAGA ATCAGAGAGCTTGTTCCAGAGTCTCAAGCGTACATGGATCTGCTAGCGTTTGAGCGTAAACTCGATCAAACCATCATGCGCAAGAGACTCGATATTCAGGAAGCTCTCAAGAGACCAATCAAG CAAAAGCGGAAGCTGCGTATATTTATCTCCAACACTTTCAATCCGGCCAAACCCGATGCTGAGGACGGAGAGGGAACTGTTGCATCATGGGAGCTGCGTGTGGAAGGGCGACTTCTGGAGGAC ACTGCTGTGTCCAAGTATGAAGCCACCAAACAGAAGAGGAAGTTCTCCTCTTTTTTTAAGTCCTTAGTGATAGAGTTGGACAAAGACTTGTATGGACCTGACAATCATTTGGTGGAG tGGCACAGAACGGCTACAACTCAGGAAACTGATGGATTTCAGGTGAAGAGACCCGGAGATGTTGGTGTGCGCTGTACTGTACTGCTCATGCTTGACTACCAG CCTCCTCAGTTTAAGTTGGACCCCAGACTGGCGAGGTTGCTGGGCATCCACACTCAAACTCGACCCGTGATCATTCAGGCTCTGTGGCAGTATGTGAAGACCCATAAACTGCAGGACCCCCATGAGCGAGAGTTCATCAACTGTGACAAGTATCTCCAACAG ATCTTTGAGACCCAGAGGATGAAGTTCTCAGAGATCCCTCAGCGTCTGCATGCACTACTGATGCCCCCCGAGCCAATCATCATCAACCACGTCATAAG CGTGGATCCCAACGATCAGAAGAAGACCGCGTGTTATGATATTGATGTTGAGGTGGACGACACGCTGAAGACGCAGATGAACTCTTTCCTGCTGTCAACAGCCAGTCAGCAAGAGATTGCAGGCCTTGACAACAAG ATTCATGAGACCATTGAAACCATTAACCAGCTGAAGACTCAGAGGGAGTTCATGTTGAGTTTTGCTCGAGACCCGCAGGGCTTCATCAACGACTGGCTGCAGTCACAGTGCAGGGACCTGAAG ACGATGACGGATGTGGTTGGAAACCCGGAGGAGGAGAGGAGAGCCGAGTTCTACTTCCAGCCCTGGGCTCAGGAGGCCGTCTGCCGTTATTTCTATTCAAAG GTCCAACAAAGGCGACAGGAACTGGAACAGGCTCTTGGCATCAGAAACACATAA